The DNA region AAACAGAGCGAAGCGCCGCAAAACGAATATAATATTAAATACATTGATAATTATAGTGATCATTTTGATTTTAATTGTAGGAGGCAAAATTTTTCTTGGCGGCAAAAAGGACGAGCCCCAGGAAAAAACGGCAAGTACTCACCAGAAACAAAGCGAACCCCAAGGGAAAAACAATGATAAAAGCAGCCAGGACAGCAGCAAGGATAGTGCTGATAAAGATAAAAAAGACTCAGAATCTCAAGGTGATTCCGATAAACAATCAAAAGAGGATGATCAAAAGGATCAATCTTCAGCAGATTTAGGAAAAGCGAATGAAGTACAAGATGACAGCGGTGACCCAAATGTCGAAAAGACGTACGAAAACCCTGATTGGAGCGCGGTGGGAACCGAGCAGTCAGGCGCTCACGAATCTTCATGGGACAAGGGGACCGTTGATTGGAATGAGAAAATCAAGGCCGTTTCTTACGCAACGGGACTTCCGCAAGGTGATATGACGGTTTGGTACGTTGAACACGGCAGTGATCCAGCCAAAGATGCCATCGCGACCGTAACCTCAAAGGATCAAAGCAAAATTTACCGTGTCTTCATTACATGGGAAGATGGAGCCGGCTGGAAACCGACGAAAGTTCAGCAACTGAAGCAAAATGATAAAGGATGATCCTGCCTGGATCATAGGATAAACAAAGGATGGCCCCTTGATTGGGGCCATCCTTTACTCTTATATTTGGAATTGTGAAGGCTGGTCCGGTTCAGCCTTTTTTTAGCTTAAAGTGCACCACTGCCGAATAAAATTTCCTGCCATCTGCATCCACATGCATTTGATGGCCGACATGATGCACTTGGAGCATAATGGCTTTATTATGCTCGATCTGTTCATTGATTTTCTTTTCTAGGCCAGTAAGATCTTGAGCCTCAAAAAATTCAACTTTATCTTCGATCATATCAAAATGAAAGTTCATAATCCTTCCTCCTTCTACCTATGGCTATATTTTAATGGCCCTAAGCAGTACACATCAAGAACTATTTTATTGATTGATTCCAAGAGTTATGTTAGAGTATTAACAGTTTTTAAATTAATTCATACTATACTGATAGGAATTATATAAATTAGTGGGGGAGAACATTCATGGGACGTGAATTTTTAGATTTATTCCAAGATTGGGCGGAGTCTTACGATGATTCAGTCACTGGTCATGATGCTGAATATAAAAAGGTCTTTGAATATTATGAGCAAATATTGAAT from Falsibacillus albus includes:
- a CDS encoding YrrS family protein → MPNDYNSYGSRSSNRAKRRKTNIILNTLIIIVIILILIVGGKIFLGGKKDEPQEKTASTHQKQSEPQGKNNDKSSQDSSKDSADKDKKDSESQGDSDKQSKEDDQKDQSSADLGKANEVQDDSGDPNVEKTYENPDWSAVGTEQSGAHESSWDKGTVDWNEKIKAVSYATGLPQGDMTVWYVEHGSDPAKDAIATVTSKDQSKIYRVFITWEDGAGWKPTKVQQLKQNDKG
- a CDS encoding YrzA family protein, encoding MNFHFDMIEDKVEFFEAQDLTGLEKKINEQIEHNKAIMLQVHHVGHQMHVDADGRKFYSAVVHFKLKKG